The genomic window TGAACGTGAAGAGAAATTAGAGCATCTTGTTGAAGAATTCAACATAGGTCATATCAAAGATAATTTAGGCATGAGCTTATCGGGTGGCGAACGCCGCCGAGTAGAAATTGCTCGCGCTTTAGCTGCTGAACCAAAATTTATTTTATTAGATGAACCTTTTGCTGGTGTTGACCCAATTTCAGTAGGTGATATTAAAAAAATTATTCTACACTTAAAAGAACGTGGCATTGGTGTGTTGATCACTGATCACAATGTACGTGAAACTCTCGATGTATGTGAACATGCGTATATTGTTAGTCATGGTGAACTTATTGCAGAAGGTACTGCAGATCAAATTCTTGCAAATCAACACGTAAGAGATGTATACCTTGGTGAACAATTCACGCTATAGTAGTCAATAAATGAATAGTATCTTCGTATGAAAAAAACGAAAATATCCCATTAAAAATAATAGGAAGTTAATGACCTAAATGCGCCCTACTCTACAACTCCGCATAGGACAACAATTAACCATGACGCCACAATTGCAGCAAGCAATCAAATTGCTGCAACTGTCTACGTTAGAGCTTCAACAAGAAATTCAAGAAGCCTTAGAAAGTAATCCATTATTAGAAATGGATGAATCTTCAAATAATCCCGAAGATAAAAGTACTGACAACCTTGAAGAAGCTCACACTGCCGGTACTGGTGATGTTAAAGAAGCCCCTGCTTCTGATGGTAGCGAAGACGCTACGCCTACCATCGATGAAATCACCACCACTGAAGCCATGGACAAGAACGATATCCCTGAAGAATTAAACATGGATACCACTTGGGATGATAACTACACAGCTGGCGCAGCAAGTTCAAGCTCAGGCCCAGCTTCAGAAGATTATTCTTACCAAGGCGAGACTCAAGACTCCATTCAAGATCATTTGCGCTGGCAAATGGAATTAAGCCCTTTTACCGAAACAGACCGCGCTATAGCGACAGCAATTATTGATGCTGTTGATGACGCCGGTTACTTAACGGTATCTAGTGAAGACATTTTAGAAAGTGTTGCCATTGAAGGAGTAGAGCTTGATGAAATTGAGGTGGTACTAAAACGTATTAACCTCTTTGATCCTGTCGGTGTTGCTGCTCGTTCAATTTCAGAATGTTTAATCATTCAACTTAATCAATTTGACCCCGCTACACCTTGGTTAGCAGAAAGTAAGTTAGTTTTGCGTGACCATATTAATCTGCTGGGTAGCCGAGACTATCGTACATTAATGCGTAAAACTCGACTCAAAGAAGACCAACTGCGCGAAGTGGTGCGTCTTATTCAATCACTTGACCCTAGACCCGGCGATAGTGTGATGAAGAGTGACGACCAGTACGTTATTCCTGATGTTTCTGTTGAAAAGAAAAATGGCCGTTGGGTGGTAGAATTAAATCCTGATACTGCGCCAAAACTTTCGGTGAATCAGCAATATGCTTCGATGTCACGTTCGATGAAGTCGACAGCAGACACCCAATTTATTCGCTCAAATTTACAAGAAGCTAAATGGTTTATTAAAAGCTTAGAAAGCCGTAATGATACCTTATTAAAAGTGTCAAACTGTATAGTGCAACGTCAAATCGGCTTTTTTGAACATGGTAATGAAGCCATGCGTCCAATGGTTTTAAATGATATTGCCGAAGCGGTCGATATGCATGAATCAACCATTTCACGAGTGACGACACAAAAGTACATGCATACGCCGCGTGGAATTTTCGAACTGAAATTTTTCTTCTCAAGCCATGTTGGCACCGAAAGCGGTGGCGAATGTTCATCAACGGCTATTCGTGCACTAATCAAAAAATTTGTTGCCGCCGAAATTCCAGCAAAACCACTCAGTGATAGTAAAATGGCTGATTTATTAGCCGATCAAGGGATAAATGTAGCTCGACGTACTATAGCAAAATATCGAGAGTCACTTTCTATTCCACCCTCTAACCAACGAAAAAGTTTACTTTAACGAAAAGATGAGGAATTAAGCTTATGCAAATTAATCTTTCTGGACACCATGTTGACATTACCGAAGCTTTACGAGAAAACGTCACAATTAAGATGGCAAAATTAAGCCGACATTTTGATCATATCAATAATGTTCATGTTGTTCTCACCGTTGAAAAATCAAATCAAATTGCTGAAGCAACTGTTCACGTGAGTGGCTCTGATTTACATGCAAAAGCTGAAAATGCTGACATGTATGCCTCTATTGATAGTCTTGTTGTTAAGCTTGACCGGCAAATATTAAAGTACAAAGGTAAAACGAATCAGCATTAATGCTGTTTATCGCCTGTTCACCCACCAAAGAATGTAAGTAGTATAATGAAGCTGCAAGATATCCTTACCCTTGATTGCACCCTGTGTGCAGTTAAGGGTACAAGCAAAAAAAAACTCCTTGAAATAATTAGCGAAACTGCGGCAAAAAAATTCGACAATATTGATACTCATCAATTATTCGAAAGCTTAATGGCGCGTGAAAAGGTTGGCTCTACCGGCATAGGGAATGGCATTGCGATTCCTCATGGTCGATTAACCAACACGTCACAAGTTATTGCCGTATTACTGACCAGTGAACAAGCCGTTGAATTTGATGCGATAGACAACCGTGCTGTCGATATTATTATTGCGTTATTTGTACCCGAAGAAAACTGCCAACAACATTTAGATACCTTACAAAGTATTGCGCAAATATTTAGTACTAAACAGTTCGCAAAGCAAGTAAGAAAATGCCAAAATTCGCAAGAGCTTTTTACTATAATAAAGCATGCTCAACGTTAATAAAATATAATAATAATCCAGGAAAACTCAAATGAAACTCTTGATAGTCAGTGGTCGCTCAGGGTCAGGTAAAAGTGTCGCCTTACGTGTACTCGAAGATTTAGGCTACTACTGTGTCGATAATATTCCGGTGAATTTATTGCCTGCATTAGCACATACCGTTATTAATGATTACGACAAAGTAGCGGTTAGTTTAGATGTACGTAACTTACCCAATGATCCTAATGATGTTTCAGAGATATTAGATTATCTGCCAAAAACGGTAAAACTCGATATTCTGTATTTAGATGCTGATGACTCTGATCTTATTCGACGTTTTAGTGAAACGCGTCGTTTACATCCTTTGATTAAACAAAATATTCCACTCGACCAAGCCATCTCTTTAGAGAAAAAGCTGCTTGAGCCTATTTCGACGCGTGCGGGTTTGTATATTAATACCAGCCAGTTATCACCTCATCAATTATCTGATTTAGTGCGTGAGCGAATTTTGGGCAAAACCTCGGCATCTATGGTGGTGGTGTTTGAATCTTTTGGCTTTAAACACGGTGTACCACAAGACGCAGACTATGTTTTTGATGCACGCTTTCTGCCTAACCCTTTTTGGGAAAAAGATTTAAAAGGCTTTACTGGTTTAGATCAACCCGTGCGAGACTTTCTTGCTAGCCAACCGATTGTCACTAAATTTATCTGGCAAATTAACAGTTTTATGATGACGTGGTTACCCCACTTAGAAAGAAACAATCGCAGCTATATTACTATCGCTATTGGTTGTACGGGTGGAAAACACCGATCGGTTTATATTG from Colwellia sp. PAMC 20917 includes these protein-coding regions:
- the lptB gene encoding LPS export ABC transporter ATP-binding protein; this encodes MSTSTLMAKGLAKAYKGRKVVKNVSMQVSAGQIVGLLGPNGAGKTTSFYMIVGLVESDSGDIILNDENLTLAPMHERARKGIGYLPQEASIFRKLSVYDNIMAILQTRKELSDAEREEKLEHLVEEFNIGHIKDNLGMSLSGGERRRVEIARALAAEPKFILLDEPFAGVDPISVGDIKKIILHLKERGIGVLITDHNVRETLDVCEHAYIVSHGELIAEGTADQILANQHVRDVYLGEQFTL
- a CDS encoding RNA polymerase factor sigma-54, whose amino-acid sequence is MRPTLQLRIGQQLTMTPQLQQAIKLLQLSTLELQQEIQEALESNPLLEMDESSNNPEDKSTDNLEEAHTAGTGDVKEAPASDGSEDATPTIDEITTTEAMDKNDIPEELNMDTTWDDNYTAGAASSSSGPASEDYSYQGETQDSIQDHLRWQMELSPFTETDRAIATAIIDAVDDAGYLTVSSEDILESVAIEGVELDEIEVVLKRINLFDPVGVAARSISECLIIQLNQFDPATPWLAESKLVLRDHINLLGSRDYRTLMRKTRLKEDQLREVVRLIQSLDPRPGDSVMKSDDQYVIPDVSVEKKNGRWVVELNPDTAPKLSVNQQYASMSRSMKSTADTQFIRSNLQEAKWFIKSLESRNDTLLKVSNCIVQRQIGFFEHGNEAMRPMVLNDIAEAVDMHESTISRVTTQKYMHTPRGIFELKFFFSSHVGTESGGECSSTAIRALIKKFVAAEIPAKPLSDSKMADLLADQGINVARRTIAKYRESLSIPPSNQRKSLL
- the hpf gene encoding ribosome hibernation-promoting factor, HPF/YfiA family, producing the protein MQINLSGHHVDITEALRENVTIKMAKLSRHFDHINNVHVVLTVEKSNQIAEATVHVSGSDLHAKAENADMYASIDSLVVKLDRQILKYKGKTNQH
- the ptsN gene encoding PTS IIA-like nitrogen regulatory protein PtsN — encoded protein: MKLQDILTLDCTLCAVKGTSKKKLLEIISETAAKKFDNIDTHQLFESLMAREKVGSTGIGNGIAIPHGRLTNTSQVIAVLLTSEQAVEFDAIDNRAVDIIIALFVPEENCQQHLDTLQSIAQIFSTKQFAKQVRKCQNSQELFTIIKHAQR
- the rapZ gene encoding RNase adapter RapZ — protein: MKLLIVSGRSGSGKSVALRVLEDLGYYCVDNIPVNLLPALAHTVINDYDKVAVSLDVRNLPNDPNDVSEILDYLPKTVKLDILYLDADDSDLIRRFSETRRLHPLIKQNIPLDQAISLEKKLLEPISTRAGLYINTSQLSPHQLSDLVRERILGKTSASMVVVFESFGFKHGVPQDADYVFDARFLPNPFWEKDLKGFTGLDQPVRDFLASQPIVTKFIWQINSFMMTWLPHLERNNRSYITIAIGCTGGKHRSVYIAEILANNLRKEREDVQSHHRDIKIQST